In Acidimicrobiia bacterium, the genomic stretch TTTGGATATACCGGTTGAAGCGAAGGATATCTCTGATCATCTGCCAATGACTGATCCGCAACAGGGCTAACGGGGAGGCCGCCATCCCTGCCAGGCTGCCCTCGTATTCGACCGGAGTGCCGGCGATTGCGAACGACATGTTGCTCGGCTCGGTTTCCACGCCGAGTTCGGCGAACAGGGATGTCAGGAGTGGATACGTCTGGGTGTTGTAGACGATGAATCCCGTGTCGACCGCCAGGGAAACCCCGGCGATTTCGACATCGACAGTATGGCTATGCCCGCCGACCCAGTCAGAAGACTCATACAAAGTCAGGTCGACATCATCTTTAAGTCGATGGGCGGCGCCCAACCCTGAGATTCCGGTTCCAACTATTGCTACCCGCATGGGTGATATTCGTTGCGAAGGCCCGGCCGGATTAAGGCTTCAGAACCGTAGGAGCGCCGATCCCCACGTATAACCCGCTCCGAAGGTTGAGAGCGCTACTAGTTGTCCCGTGGAAAGGGCGCCCTCCTTGACGGCAGTATCAATGCCGAGCGGGATGGTGGCCGCGGTGGTGTTCCCGAATCGGGCGATGGTGTTAAACACGCGGGCACCGTCGATTTCGAGCCGTTTGGCGACGGCTTCGTTGATGCGCAGATTGGCTTGATGGAAGAAGAACCATTCGACCTCATCGAGCTTCGCCCCGTTGGCGTCAAGCGCTTCGTAGATGGATTCAGGCATCCGCTTTACGGCGTTCATGAAGACCCGCCGCCCGTCCATGATGGGGAAATGGCGGCCCGCTTCAATGTCCTCAACCGTGATTCGGTGCCCGGCCATTGCTTGCCCAGGGGCCTCGGCCCACAGGCTCTTGGCGCCACGCCCGTCTGAGTGGATATGCGTCGAGTAGATCTGAGAGTCCTCCGGCGAGGGCGCTTCGATCGCCTCCAGCACCATCGCTCCGGCGCCGTCACCAAACAGGATCGAGACATCTCGCCCCCGCGGAGAGATGTCGAGGCCCTTGGAGTGGATTTCGGCACCCACGACGAGAACGGTCTTTGCTTGACCTGCCCGAATGTAGAGATCAGCCATTGACAGCGCATAGATGAAACCCGAGCACTGTTGCCGGACATCAATCGCGGGAATCTCCGGTGCGTGGAGCCTCTGTTGAAGGAAACAGGCCGTTCCCGGAAAGTCATGGTCGGGGCTGATCGTGGCGAGCAGGATCATGTCAAGGTCCTGGGCGGTGATGCCGGCGGTCTCCATGGCCCGTACGGAGGCTTCGAATGCCAGGTCCGAGGTCGTCGTTCGGCCGGTCACCCAGCGTCGTTCCTGGATACCGCTGCGTTGCTCGATCCAGTCGGCGGTAGTGCCAAGCGTATCAGCCAGTTCGAGATTGGATATCACCCGGTCAGGCGTGAACGAACCAGTCCCGGTAATTCGTGATCGCATCTGGTTGACTCTACGCGCCGCGGCCTTTTACATGTAATGGAGTTAGTCGTCGGGAAAGAGCCGCGGTTTGAACAGTCGGTCGTGTTCGCGCAGGGCATATCGGTCGGTCATTCCGGACACGTAGTCGATCGCCTTCGTCAGGTCCGAAGCATCATCGACCTGATAGGTGGCCGGTATCTCGTCAGGGTGACGACCGTAGTAATCGACGAGTTGCGAGATGATTCGAACCGCTCGTTCCCGCTGACCGTTCGTGTCGTGGCGTAGATAGACCCGGTCGAACATGAAATCGCGCAGTTCGTGCATCGCCTCGAGAACGTCGGCTCGCATCGTTACCCGGCCCGCTTCGTTTGACCCGTCCACGACAGCCTCGATCATGGTGCGAATCCAGGCCGATCCCGGCTCGTCACCGAAGACGGTTATCCCTTTGCTGGGAAGATCCTCGAAGCGGATCACCCCTTCGCGCAAGGCGTCCTGGACGTCATGGGTGAGGTAGGCGATTCGGTCGGCGTACCGACAGAGATAGCCCTCCTGGGTTGCCGGAGGAGGGTCGATCTTCCAGGAATGAGCCCGGATGCCGTCAAGGACTTCCCAGGTCAGATTGAGCGGCTCCAGGACCGTCATAATGCGGACCGATTGCTCCGAGTGAAGCCAGGTACCCTCCACATAGGGGGTCAACGCATCCTCACCGGTGTGACCAAACGGGGAGTGCCCTACGTCGTGGCCAAGACAGATGGCTTCGGTTAGGTCTTCGTTCAAGCCCAACGCAGCAGCCATCGACCGACCCGCCTGGGTGACCTGGAGCGTGTGGGTGAGCCTGGTCACAAAGTGGTCACCCTCGGGGTTCATGAAGACCTGGGTCTTGTGTTTGAGGCGTCGGAAGGCCTTGGAGTGGAGGATCCGGTCGCGGTCGCGCTGGAACGCCGTCCGGAACACGTCGGGCTCTTCTTCGACGGCCCGACCTTTCGTTTGAGAACTCAGCGTTGCGGCATTGGCAAGCGTTTGCACTTCACGGGCCTCGCGGTCCTCCCGCGTGAGGCGGAGCATTT encodes the following:
- a CDS encoding ketoacyl-ACP synthase III, producing the protein MRSRITGTGSFTPDRVISNLELADTLGTTADWIEQRSGIQERRWVTGRTTTSDLAFEASVRAMETAGITAQDLDMILLATISPDHDFPGTACFLQQRLHAPEIPAIDVRQQCSGFIYALSMADLYIRAGQAKTVLVVGAEIHSKGLDISPRGRDVSILFGDGAGAMVLEAIEAPSPEDSQIYSTHIHSDGRGAKSLWAEAPGQAMAGHRITVEDIEAGRHFPIMDGRRVFMNAVKRMPESIYEALDANGAKLDEVEWFFFHQANLRINEAVAKRLEIDGARVFNTIARFGNTTAATIPLGIDTAVKEGALSTGQLVALSTFGAGYTWGSALLRF
- a CDS encoding deoxyguanosinetriphosphate triphosphohydrolase, with protein sequence MLRLTREDREAREVQTLANAATLSSQTKGRAVEEEPDVFRTAFQRDRDRILHSKAFRRLKHKTQVFMNPEGDHFVTRLTHTLQVTQAGRSMAAALGLNEDLTEAICLGHDVGHSPFGHTGEDALTPYVEGTWLHSEQSVRIMTVLEPLNLTWEVLDGIRAHSWKIDPPPATQEGYLCRYADRIAYLTHDVQDALREGVIRFEDLPSKGITVFGDEPGSAWIRTMIEAVVDGSNEAGRVTMRADVLEAMHELRDFMFDRVYLRHDTNGQRERAVRIISQLVDYYGRHPDEIPATYQVDDASDLTKAIDYVSGMTDRYALREHDRLFKPRLFPDD